One stretch of Halapricum desulfuricans DNA includes these proteins:
- the pepF gene encoding oligoendopeptidase F: protein MSSVPERSDVETEYTWELEALYADDDEWETAFEQVSERIDDLAAFEGRATDDAETLLATLETFEDVMRQVENVVAYARMRRDEDTRDSDYQALFARAQSLHSRASSAASFLDPEIQSCTREEIDAMIAKEPALEEYEHYFDDVLRMKDHTRSAEVEELLADLGEVLGAPSEVYNMLTNADMTFPSVEDPEGEPVEITLNNFTTLQKRQDRAFRREVYERFYDEWETLRNAVGAAHKNSVKTDVKTARARNYETAREAALDGPNVPAEVYDTLVETVHDNLDALHHHAELKRQVIDGDELRMWDLYVPLTETESPEIDYEQACEYVTEAVAPLGEDYQSRLAEGLDSRWVDVYETRGKQSGAYSGGTYESQPYILMNYQDDVESMYTLAHELGHSLHSEYTSDEQPYVYADYEIFVAEVASTVNETLLTHHLLETVEDDRLRRHVLNEYLERFRSTLYRQTMFAEFEQQTHELAEAGEALTAERLDELYADLKGEYYEPAALDDRIAREWMRIPHFYRAFYVYQYATGISAAVALVESILDEDDPEATDRYLEFLSRGSRAYPLELLRDAGVDMAEPDPVEAATGVYAEYLDEMESLL from the coding sequence ATGAGTTCAGTACCGGAACGGAGCGACGTCGAGACCGAGTACACGTGGGAACTCGAGGCCCTGTACGCCGACGACGACGAGTGGGAGACGGCCTTCGAGCAGGTGAGCGAGCGGATCGACGACCTGGCGGCGTTCGAGGGGCGGGCGACCGACGACGCCGAGACGCTGCTTGCGACGTTAGAGACCTTCGAGGACGTGATGCGGCAGGTCGAGAACGTCGTCGCCTACGCCCGGATGCGCCGCGACGAGGACACCCGCGACAGCGATTATCAGGCGCTTTTCGCCCGCGCGCAGTCGCTGCACTCACGGGCCAGCTCCGCGGCGAGTTTCCTCGACCCAGAGATCCAGTCCTGCACGCGCGAGGAGATCGACGCGATGATCGCGAAAGAGCCGGCCCTCGAGGAGTACGAACACTACTTCGACGACGTCCTCCGGATGAAAGACCACACCCGCTCGGCGGAGGTCGAGGAGCTGCTGGCGGACCTGGGTGAGGTCCTGGGCGCACCCTCCGAGGTGTACAACATGCTGACCAACGCGGACATGACCTTCCCGAGCGTGGAGGACCCGGAGGGCGAACCGGTCGAGATCACGCTCAACAACTTCACCACCCTGCAGAAACGCCAGGACCGGGCGTTCCGCCGCGAGGTCTACGAACGGTTCTACGACGAGTGGGAGACGCTGCGCAACGCCGTCGGCGCGGCGCACAAAAACAGCGTCAAGACGGACGTCAAGACCGCCCGGGCCCGCAACTACGAGACCGCCCGCGAGGCCGCGCTTGACGGACCGAACGTCCCGGCCGAGGTCTACGACACGCTCGTCGAGACCGTCCACGACAACCTCGATGCACTACACCACCACGCCGAACTCAAACGGCAGGTGATCGACGGCGACGAGTTGCGGATGTGGGACCTGTACGTCCCGCTGACCGAGACCGAGAGCCCCGAGATCGACTACGAGCAGGCCTGCGAGTACGTCACCGAGGCCGTCGCCCCGCTGGGCGAGGACTACCAGTCCCGGCTCGCGGAGGGGCTGGACTCGCGGTGGGTCGACGTCTACGAGACCCGCGGCAAGCAGTCCGGTGCCTACTCCGGGGGGACCTACGAGTCCCAGCCGTACATCCTGATGAACTACCAGGACGACGTCGAGTCGATGTACACGCTGGCCCACGAACTGGGCCACTCGCTGCACAGCGAGTACACCAGCGACGAGCAGCCCTACGTCTACGCCGACTACGAGATCTTCGTCGCCGAGGTGGCCTCGACGGTCAACGAGACGCTGCTGACTCACCACCTGCTCGAGACCGTCGAGGACGACCGCCTGCGCCGACACGTCCTCAACGAGTACCTCGAGCGGTTCCGCTCGACGCTGTACCGACAGACGATGTTCGCGGAGTTCGAGCAGCAGACCCACGAACTCGCGGAGGCCGGCGAGGCGCTGACCGCCGAGCGACTCGACGAGCTCTACGCCGACCTCAAAGGCGAGTACTACGAGCCCGCCGCGCTCGACGACCGCATCGCCCGCGAGTGGATGCGCATCCCCCACTTCTACCGGGCCTTCTACGTCTACCAGTACGCCACGGGCATCTCGGCGGCGGTCGCGCTGGTCGAGTCGATCCTCGACGAGGACGACCCCGAGGCGACGGATCGCTACCTCGAGTTCCTCTCCCGTGGCTCGCGTGCGTACCCGCTTGAACTGCTCCGTGACGCCGGCGTGGACATGGCCGAACCCGACCCGGTCGAGGCCGCGACTGGCGTCTACGCCGAGTACCTCGACGAGATGGAATCGCTGCTCTGA
- a CDS encoding M28 family metallopeptidase → MDERVAQRLGTIWQSDRPWRVLTTLAELEDRLGGHPGEQRAAEFLHGELEALGLDTVREKSFAIPEWTRGETSLLVHVHSRDRERTFEARALPYCPESTVEAPLVDAGYGTPAELDDSDVEDAIVVASGATPPAADRFVHRTEKIGHAAERGATGFIFANHRPGQLPPTGSLRVGDTLPAVGVSYETGEWLREYAREGAAARLNVTASVEPGTSQNVRGRFGPETDERVLVLAHYDAHDVGEGALDNGCGVAVLLSVVEALSGLDLDRSIEVALVGCEELGLQGSETLAANIDADDVHAVVNLDGVGRERTIQALTHASDEVEAVVEEVFETVGHPVEIGDRPHPYSDHWPFLRRGIPTLQVHSQAGEETGPWERGWTHTRADTRDKVDRRTLREHAMLAALLVRELAGADLERIDPDRLKAELSDAEPSMRAAGVWPDAWGE, encoded by the coding sequence ATGGACGAACGGGTGGCGCAGCGTCTCGGCACGATCTGGCAGTCCGACCGACCCTGGCGTGTGTTGACGACGCTGGCGGAGCTCGAGGACCGACTCGGGGGGCATCCGGGCGAGCAGCGCGCGGCGGAGTTTCTGCACGGTGAACTCGAGGCCCTCGGCCTCGATACCGTCCGAGAGAAGTCGTTCGCGATCCCGGAATGGACTCGCGGGGAGACGTCGCTGCTGGTGCACGTCCACAGCCGCGACCGCGAACGGACCTTCGAGGCGCGAGCGCTACCGTACTGCCCGGAATCGACCGTCGAAGCGCCGCTGGTGGACGCCGGGTACGGCACGCCGGCGGAACTCGACGACAGCGACGTCGAGGACGCGATCGTCGTCGCGAGCGGGGCCACGCCGCCCGCTGCCGACCGGTTCGTCCACCGAACCGAAAAGATCGGCCACGCGGCCGAGCGGGGGGCGACGGGGTTCATCTTCGCAAACCATCGACCCGGCCAGCTCCCGCCGACCGGATCGCTCCGGGTCGGGGACACGCTCCCGGCGGTCGGCGTCAGCTACGAGACCGGCGAGTGGCTCCGCGAGTACGCCCGGGAAGGGGCGGCCGCACGGCTGAACGTCACCGCGTCGGTCGAACCGGGGACGAGCCAGAACGTCCGGGGCCGGTTCGGCCCCGAGACCGACGAGCGCGTGCTCGTGCTCGCCCACTACGACGCCCACGACGTCGGTGAGGGGGCGCTTGACAACGGCTGTGGCGTCGCAGTCCTGCTGTCGGTCGTCGAGGCGCTTTCGGGACTCGATCTGGACCGGTCGATCGAGGTCGCGCTGGTCGGCTGTGAGGAGCTCGGACTGCAGGGCAGCGAGACGCTGGCGGCGAATATCGACGCCGATGACGTACACGCCGTTGTCAACCTCGACGGCGTCGGCCGCGAGCGGACGATCCAGGCGCTGACTCACGCCAGCGACGAGGTCGAAGCGGTGGTCGAAGAGGTCTTCGAGACGGTCGGTCATCCCGTCGAGATCGGGGATCGCCCCCATCCCTACAGCGATCACTGGCCGTTCCTCCGCCGGGGTATCCCGACGCTGCAGGTCCACAGTCAGGCGGGCGAGGAGACCGGCCCCTGGGAGCGAGGGTGGACGCATACCCGCGCGGACACCAGAGACAAGGTCGATCGGCGGACGCTGCGCGAACACGCGATGCTTGCGGCGTTGCTCGTCCGCGAACTGGCCGGTGCGGATCTCGAGCGGATCGATCCCGACCGACTGAAAGCCGAACTGTCGGACGCCGAGCCCAGCATGCGGGCCGCCGGCGTCTGGCCCGACGCGTGGGGCGAGTGA
- a CDS encoding histidine kinase N-terminal 7TM domain-containing protein: MGWELTIHAVPLFLAPAVAALVAGAIYANRSVGGQQRLLALVVVAGWWSLAYGIALVQTDLGAKVLFHGIMFAGVGLTPVTWLVFVVGYTGGDEWVTRRRVAALAAVPLLTALVAITNAPVGSHELFWTDPSLDASAPPVVLDAGYGPLFWAHSVYAYTLLVISGGYLLRLALFTDRIHRSQAVTLVVVSGIPIGANVAHLAGVVPGAVDPTPPALVVSGLVIATRYRLLTVVPAARQLARSELIERTPDPVIVVSDGDKVLDLNPAAASLFDTARSDAVGRQLDRVAPDLAGTAADLGPETAQTDVAVEASACASRYFDVQATPISAGYGVVTGRVLTLREITDRRRREQRLSVLNRLLRHDLRNVMTAIRGNAELVEQRVDDPEVRERMAVIERNVDTIVERREKFDSVLRSLDVDTEPVEITSTVRAVIDDADGDAKIGFEAPADCYIEGHPIVRIALEEVLENALEHATERIDVAVETADSIVELTVCDDGDGIADHEVEPLSNGRETPLEHTSGVGLWTVKWVVEALDGSVGFETDDGTCITLALPRATGVDK; encoded by the coding sequence ATGGGCTGGGAACTGACAATCCACGCCGTACCGCTGTTTCTCGCCCCGGCAGTCGCGGCGCTCGTGGCAGGGGCGATCTACGCCAATCGTTCGGTCGGCGGCCAGCAGCGATTGCTCGCGCTCGTAGTCGTCGCTGGCTGGTGGTCGCTCGCGTACGGGATCGCGCTCGTCCAGACTGATCTGGGAGCGAAAGTACTCTTTCACGGGATCATGTTCGCGGGCGTCGGCCTCACCCCGGTCACGTGGCTGGTATTCGTCGTCGGGTACACCGGCGGCGACGAGTGGGTCACGAGACGGCGCGTCGCCGCACTCGCGGCCGTCCCGCTGTTGACCGCACTGGTTGCGATCACGAACGCGCCGGTCGGCTCTCACGAACTGTTCTGGACCGACCCGTCGCTCGATGCGAGCGCCCCACCGGTCGTGCTGGATGCCGGATACGGACCGCTGTTCTGGGCCCACTCGGTCTATGCGTACACGCTGCTTGTGATCAGCGGGGGGTATCTCCTCCGGCTCGCGCTGTTCACCGACCGGATCCATCGGAGTCAGGCTGTCACGCTCGTCGTCGTGTCGGGCATCCCGATCGGTGCGAACGTGGCACACCTCGCCGGAGTCGTCCCCGGGGCGGTCGACCCGACACCGCCCGCACTCGTCGTGAGCGGGCTCGTGATCGCGACGAGATATCGACTGCTGACTGTCGTTCCGGCCGCACGCCAGCTCGCCCGTTCGGAGCTGATCGAGCGGACGCCCGATCCGGTAATCGTCGTCAGCGACGGCGACAAGGTACTCGATCTCAACCCGGCCGCCGCGTCACTGTTCGACACCGCCCGGTCGGACGCAGTCGGACGACAACTCGACCGCGTCGCGCCCGATCTGGCGGGGACGGCGGCCGACCTCGGTCCGGAGACGGCACAGACCGACGTCGCCGTCGAAGCGAGCGCTTGCGCCAGCCGCTATTTCGACGTGCAGGCGACACCGATATCGGCCGGCTACGGCGTCGTTACCGGACGAGTGCTCACGCTCCGTGAGATCACCGACCGACGGCGGCGAGAACAGCGGCTGTCGGTGCTCAACAGACTCCTCCGGCACGACCTACGAAACGTGATGACGGCCATCCGCGGGAACGCGGAACTGGTCGAGCAACGAGTCGACGACCCCGAAGTGCGCGAGCGCATGGCCGTCATCGAACGCAACGTCGATACCATCGTCGAACGCAGGGAGAAGTTCGACAGCGTGTTGCGGTCGCTTGACGTCGACACCGAACCGGTCGAGATTACCTCGACCGTGCGTGCGGTCATCGACGACGCCGACGGAGACGCCAAGATCGGCTTCGAGGCCCCAGCTGACTGTTACATCGAGGGACATCCGATCGTGCGGATCGCACTGGAAGAAGTGCTGGAAAACGCGCTCGAACACGCCACCGAACGCATCGACGTAGCCGTCGAGACAGCCGACTCGATCGTCGAGCTCACGGTCTGTGACGACGGTGACGGAATCGCCGATCACGAGGTCGAACCGCTCTCGAACGGTCGCGAAACGCCGCTGGAGCACACAAGCGGCGTCGGGCTCTGGACCGTCAAGTGGGTCGTCGAAGCGCTCGATGGGTCGGTCGGTTTTGAAACCGACGACGGAACCTGCATCACCCTCGCGCTTCCGCGGGCTACGGGCGTCGATAAGTAG
- a CDS encoding DUF1684 domain-containing protein: MSADWQSELEQQREQKEQYFASHPRSPIPNHADFAGLDHYPIDPDYRFELELHEHDDKEQITVETTADGSQQYVRYGEFRFEIDGEDVTLQAYQPVGGEDRLWVPFRDETNDEETYGAGRYIDLEPEHDRTDDGTWILDLNEAYNPTCAYNEAYECPLIPMENWLDIPVRAGEKAYPGEPVGHSHH, translated from the coding sequence ATGAGCGCCGACTGGCAGAGCGAACTCGAACAGCAGCGCGAGCAGAAAGAGCAGTATTTCGCCTCGCATCCGCGGTCACCGATCCCGAACCACGCGGATTTCGCGGGACTCGACCACTATCCGATCGATCCGGACTACCGGTTCGAACTCGAACTCCACGAACACGACGACAAGGAGCAGATTACCGTCGAGACGACCGCCGACGGGAGCCAGCAGTACGTCCGCTACGGCGAGTTCCGCTTCGAGATCGACGGCGAGGACGTGACGCTGCAGGCCTACCAGCCGGTCGGCGGCGAGGACCGGCTGTGGGTGCCGTTCCGCGACGAGACCAACGACGAGGAGACCTACGGCGCGGGCCGGTATATCGACCTCGAGCCGGAACACGACAGGACGGACGACGGAACGTGGATTCTCGATCTCAACGAGGCGTACAACCCCACCTGTGCGTACAACGAGGCGTACGAGTGCCCGCTGATCCCGATGGAGAACTGGCTCGACATCCCGGTCAGAGCCGGTGAAAAGGCGTATCCGGGCGAGCCGGTCGGCCACTCCCACCACTGA
- a CDS encoding nicotinate phosphoribosyltransferase yields MTDSGPFDFLGSEAIQDGRATDAYFDRTVEALEHAGKNPHVVAEVTADQFPTGEFEVLAGVKDLAHLFEDLPVDVDALPEGQLFDGGPVARVEGEYLDFCRFETALLGFLSHASGVATNALRARLAAPDSTVLSFGSRHVHPAIAPVVERSALIGDLDGISNVAAGELIGREAGGTMPHALLLCFGRGEQEAAWRAFDEAVAEDVPRVALCDTFSDEVDETLRAVETIEGLDSVRLDTTSSRRGDFRHIVREVTWELDARGHGDVDVFVSGGLGPKALRHLRDVADGFGIGGYVSNADPIDFALDIVEIDGEAISKRGKLAGVKDVYRTPDGGHHVALADQPGPVDGDSLMEPLVRDGEIVREFDVDEAARRARQDADAVGFGAE; encoded by the coding sequence ATGACCGACTCAGGGCCGTTCGACTTTCTCGGCAGCGAGGCGATACAGGACGGGCGGGCGACCGACGCGTACTTCGACCGCACCGTCGAGGCGCTCGAACACGCGGGCAAGAACCCCCACGTCGTCGCGGAGGTGACCGCAGACCAGTTCCCGACCGGCGAGTTCGAGGTGCTGGCCGGAGTGAAAGACCTCGCACACCTCTTCGAGGATCTCCCGGTCGATGTCGACGCGCTGCCGGAGGGACAGCTGTTCGACGGCGGACCCGTCGCTCGCGTCGAGGGGGAGTATCTGGACTTCTGTCGGTTCGAGACGGCACTCCTGGGCTTTCTCTCGCATGCCAGCGGCGTCGCGACCAACGCGTTGCGCGCCCGACTCGCCGCGCCCGACTCGACGGTGTTGAGCTTCGGCTCGCGACACGTCCACCCCGCGATCGCGCCCGTCGTCGAGCGAAGCGCCCTGATCGGCGACCTCGACGGCATCTCCAACGTCGCGGCCGGCGAGTTGATCGGCCGGGAAGCCGGCGGAACGATGCCCCACGCGTTGCTTCTGTGTTTCGGACGGGGCGAACAGGAGGCGGCCTGGCGTGCCTTCGACGAGGCCGTCGCCGAGGACGTGCCGCGGGTCGCGCTCTGTGACACCTTCTCCGATGAAGTCGACGAGACGCTCCGGGCGGTCGAGACGATCGAGGGACTCGACAGCGTCCGACTCGACACGACGAGTTCCCGACGCGGCGACTTCCGGCATATCGTCCGGGAGGTCACGTGGGAACTGGACGCCCGCGGGCACGGCGACGTGGACGTGTTCGTCAGCGGCGGGCTCGGACCCAAAGCACTCCGCCACTTGCGGGACGTCGCCGACGGCTTCGGGATCGGCGGCTACGTCAGCAACGCCGATCCGATCGACTTCGCGCTAGACATCGTCGAGATCGACGGCGAGGCAATCTCAAAGCGGGGCAAACTGGCCGGCGTCAAGGACGTCTACCGGACGCCGGACGGCGGCCACCACGTCGCGCTGGCCGACCAGCCGGGCCCCGTCGACGGGGACTCGCTGATGGAGCCGCTGGTCCGTGACGGCGAGATCGTCCGGGAGTTCGACGTCGACGAGGCCGCCCGGCGGGCACGTCAAGACGCCGACGCCGTCGGCTTCGGGGCCGAGTGA
- a CDS encoding DUF5518 domain-containing protein, translated as METTDSTVSSEPDDPVLARPIPEYVDWLVGVVIALGGMALLVGGTAVRFVVDRELLAEDIESGQITVVVLERDLTEAETLEFSLEVVNWTGIGLLVTGVGLVLFAIGYVVFRHRAHQNAGEGDPVGTYRSSAVLGAVATAVLSFVPFSPILGGGLAGYLEQPASGRSVSVGALSGFLSMVPALVLLGFVTVGLYAGFAAIQEAGLGLVVVAGMFFGLLVISAYGAGLGALGGFAGGRLADGE; from the coding sequence ATGGAGACAACAGACAGTACAGTCAGTAGTGAGCCAGACGATCCCGTGTTGGCTCGGCCGATACCCGAGTACGTCGACTGGCTCGTCGGGGTGGTCATCGCGCTCGGTGGAATGGCACTGCTCGTCGGAGGAACCGCTGTGCGTTTCGTCGTCGACAGGGAGTTGCTCGCGGAAGATATCGAGAGCGGTCAGATCACGGTCGTCGTTCTGGAGCGAGACCTCACGGAGGCGGAGACGCTCGAGTTCTCCCTGGAGGTCGTCAACTGGACGGGGATCGGCCTCCTCGTGACCGGTGTCGGGCTCGTCCTGTTCGCGATCGGGTACGTCGTGTTCCGACACCGTGCCCATCAAAACGCCGGGGAGGGGGATCCAGTCGGCACGTACCGATCGTCGGCGGTGCTCGGTGCAGTCGCGACGGCAGTGCTCTCGTTTGTCCCCTTCTCGCCGATCCTCGGCGGTGGGCTGGCGGGCTACCTCGAACAGCCGGCGTCCGGACGGTCGGTAAGCGTCGGTGCGCTCTCCGGGTTCCTGTCGATGGTTCCGGCGCTGGTCTTACTCGGCTTCGTCACCGTCGGCCTGTACGCGGGATTCGCCGCGATACAGGAGGCGGGGCTCGGCCTCGTCGTCGTCGCGGGGATGTTCTTCGGGTTGCTGGTGATCAGTGCCTACGGTGCCGGGCTCGGCGCGCTGGGCGGCTTTGCGGGGGGCCGCCTTGCGGACGGCGAGTGA
- a CDS encoding ABC transporter ATP-binding protein: protein MAQTDTESGSLAIEAAGLSKHFGDIVAVEDLDLAIESGTVYGFLGPNGSGKTTTMRMLTTLTRPTAGEAWIAGVPITNREGVIEHVGYLPEEPPLFDELTAREYLRHVAALHDIPGTAADERIEGYLDRFGLDDAADRRIDGFSTGMRKKTGLVGAILHEPTVIFLDEPTSGLDPRAARTVKDLIDELAEGETTVFLSTHILSVVDELADDVGVLHDGRLVAEGSPSDLKRRAEEGTGGTLEDVFLAVTADHAEEYATAGREAAVGDERS, encoded by the coding sequence ATGGCACAGACCGACACGGAGAGCGGGTCGCTCGCGATCGAGGCCGCGGGCCTGAGCAAACACTTCGGCGATATCGTCGCCGTCGAGGACCTCGATCTGGCGATCGAATCCGGGACGGTCTATGGGTTTCTGGGGCCGAACGGTTCCGGCAAGACCACGACGATGCGGATGTTGACGACGCTGACGCGGCCGACGGCGGGTGAGGCGTGGATCGCCGGTGTCCCGATCACGAACCGCGAGGGCGTCATCGAACACGTCGGCTATCTCCCCGAGGAGCCGCCACTGTTCGACGAGCTGACCGCTCGCGAGTACCTCCGTCACGTGGCCGCGTTGCACGATATCCCGGGGACCGCGGCCGACGAGCGCATCGAGGGCTATCTCGATCGGTTCGGCCTCGACGATGCGGCAGACCGCCGGATCGACGGCTTCTCGACCGGGATGCGCAAAAAGACCGGACTCGTCGGGGCGATCCTCCACGAACCGACGGTGATCTTCCTCGACGAGCCGACCAGCGGACTCGATCCGCGCGCCGCCCGAACGGTCAAGGACCTGATCGACGAGCTCGCCGAGGGCGAGACGACGGTCTTCCTGTCGACGCATATCCTCTCGGTCGTGGACGAACTCGCCGACGACGTCGGCGTCCTCCACGACGGACGGCTCGTCGCCGAGGGCTCGCCGTCGGACCTCAAACGGCGTGCCGAAGAAGGAACAGGAGGGACGCTCGAGGACGTCTTCCTCGCGGTGACGGCAGATCACGCCGAGGAGTACGCGACCGCCGGACGCGAAGCCGCCGTCGGCGACGAACGATCATGA
- a CDS encoding Hvo_1808 family surface protein yields the protein MRRLLAIAALLTVVLGASCLAPGGSGELGVENGYHYDDAIAVTVEDGLNESEREALVSRTMARIEVIRELEFERTTNVTVISRAEYRNRTDGSAEPRNLTDRQLWNEQVWEALHIIGENETYPEARASNRGSSVVGYYSSRDSEIVLVSDSPTPQVTRGTLVHELVHALQDQQLNLGETRDLQDEQLAVRSVVEGDANYVEARYENRCGATWDCVETPRATGQRSDSFNAGLFLVSYLPYAEGPQFVESLRERDGWAAVDESYEAFPASSEQVIHPERYPDDEPTNVTVPDRSSDEWERFDGLNRPVHDTVGEGSIYAMFAATGVIDRSGAARYDYEHPLSTGWAGDRLVPYRNGSGGYGYVWRLAWETPGEAREFADGYRALLEGYEAERLDDGRYVVEDGAFADAFRLSRDGRTVTVVNAPTVEGLDGIDGPR from the coding sequence ATGCGGCGGTTGCTCGCGATAGCGGCGCTGCTGACAGTCGTACTCGGAGCCAGCTGTCTCGCGCCGGGCGGCTCCGGTGAACTCGGCGTCGAAAACGGCTATCACTACGACGACGCCATCGCCGTCACGGTCGAGGACGGGCTGAACGAAAGCGAGCGCGAGGCGCTGGTCTCCCGGACGATGGCCAGGATCGAAGTCATCCGCGAACTGGAATTCGAGCGGACGACGAACGTGACAGTCATCTCTCGGGCGGAGTACCGCAACCGGACCGACGGCTCGGCCGAGCCGAGGAATCTAACCGATCGACAGCTGTGGAACGAACAGGTCTGGGAAGCCCTGCACATAATCGGCGAGAACGAGACCTATCCCGAGGCACGGGCGAGCAACCGCGGTTCGTCGGTCGTCGGCTACTACTCGTCGAGGGATTCCGAGATCGTCCTTGTCAGTGATTCGCCGACGCCACAGGTGACCCGCGGGACGCTCGTCCACGAACTCGTCCACGCGCTGCAGGACCAGCAGCTGAACCTCGGCGAAACGCGCGACCTGCAGGACGAACAGCTCGCCGTCCGGAGCGTGGTCGAGGGCGACGCCAACTACGTCGAGGCGCGCTACGAGAACCGCTGTGGTGCCACGTGGGACTGCGTCGAGACGCCCCGGGCGACCGGCCAGCGGTCGGACTCGTTCAACGCCGGGCTGTTCCTGGTGAGCTATCTCCCCTACGCCGAGGGGCCGCAGTTCGTCGAGTCGCTTCGCGAACGCGACGGCTGGGCGGCCGTCGACGAGAGCTACGAGGCCTTCCCCGCGAGCAGCGAGCAGGTCATCCACCCCGAGCGCTATCCCGATGACGAGCCGACGAACGTGACGGTTCCCGACCGCTCGAGCGACGAGTGGGAGCGCTTCGACGGCCTCAATCGGCCCGTCCACGACACCGTCGGCGAGGGGTCGATCTACGCGATGTTCGCCGCGACCGGCGTGATCGACCGGAGCGGGGCAGCGCGCTACGACTACGAGCATCCGCTCTCGACCGGCTGGGCGGGCGATCGGCTCGTCCCCTACCGCAACGGCAGCGGCGGCTACGGCTACGTCTGGCGACTCGCCTGGGAGACGCCCGGAGAGGCCCGCGAGTTCGCCGACGGCTATCGCGCGTTGCTCGAGGGATACGAGGCCGAACGCCTCGACGACGGTCGGTACGTTGTCGAGGACGGCGCGTTCGCCGACGCGTTCCGGCTCTCGCGGGACGGCAGGACGGTCACAGTCGTCAACGCGCCGACCGTGGAGGGACTCGACGGCATCGACGGTCCGAGGTGA